In the genome of Populus nigra chromosome 19, ddPopNigr1.1, whole genome shotgun sequence, the window AGAGCATACTTACTGTGTTGTAAAGTAGAGGAGGACGCAAATCATTCTGAAGTTCCTGGGTCAGAGTTCTTTTGGGCACCTATTAAATGTGGACTATTTGGAGGGTTTTTAGATGAGATGAGGGATGTTATCTGGGTTGATGAACTTTTTGAGGGCCTGCTTCCGGCCGAGGCCTGATCGATATGTTCACACAAATTCAGATACTGGTGGTCGCCAAGACGGGCTATTGTGGTATAAAGATCACGGGCAGCACGTAAATGGTGAATTTTCTATGGCAGTGGTGCAGGCCAACAATTTACTTGAGGATCAGAGTCAGCTTGAGTCAGGAAGCTTGAGCTTAAACGACTCTGGCCCATATGGTACTTTTGTTGGTGTTTACGATGGACATGGGGGGCCTGAGACATCTCGCTATGTCAATGATCACCTCTTCCAGCATCTCAAGAGTAAGTTACTTCAAACTAATGAACTCTTTGGCATGGATTTGTGACTTTGTGTTTCCTGGTTTTGCCTATCCttgtttctaaaaataaaaaatttatgtcaATTAACCAAATAGTAGACATACTTAAAGTAGAGTTTACAGCCACTGCTGTCTCAGGCctatcaataatttaaaaatgtggAGGTCTCTTGTTATGAACGCGTCTTCCttcttttgtcttctttttcccAATAAGTTTAActtgataattaatattttgtcataaatttatcttcatggtgggcttttaaatattaagcctGTTCTATGCACTAAATTTTTCAGGTTTGATGCTTATCTGTAGGGTTTACTTTGGAGCAACAATCGATGTCGGTGGAAGTGATAAGGAAGGCATTTCAAGCAACAGAAGAGGGTTTTCTCTCTCTCGTTACCAAACAGTGGCCTGTGAAACCACAAATTGCAGCAGTTGGTTCCTGCTGCCTGGCCGGTGTTATCTGTAACGGAACCCTTTACATTGCCAGCCTTGGTGATTCACGTGCTGTTTTGGGTAGAGTTGTGAAGGCAACGGGGGAAGTTCTGTCTATTCAGCTATCTGCTGAGCACAATGCTTGCATAGAGTCTGTGAGACAGGAGCTGCAGGCTTTGCATCCTGATGACCCCCATATTGTAGTATTAAAACACAATGTATGGCGTGTAAAAGGTCTTATACAAGTAAGCTGTTCACCATCCAGGAGCTGTTTATTAtgctcttttttcttatttgacaAAGAATAGGTGTGGATCTTGTCACAGTTGCCTGTCCTTGTAGCCTTGTTGCGTTCTAGACACTATTATTTTAGTCTAAATGTGTTTAGAGTTTGAAAGCACGTTATATGAACATGGTAATGTTAAAACTCTGTATCAATGTCAGTGCCAGTCATCTTTGGCATGAACAGAGGGCCTCACTCTGTGTCAGTATTGGTGATTTCCACTTTGCAGCAAATGGTGGAAATGGGTGGAGTCAGATGGAGCTTGCTGTCTATTTAAAATTCTGTATCAGTGTCAGTGCCAGTCATTTTTTCCCTGTCTAGCTTGGTTTTGTTTAAACCTGGTAGGCTGGTGTGACTTTTTATAAGTGGTCCTCAATGTTTGAAGAGCTAGGGTTGATATCACCTgacatgatattatttttagtggCTTTGCAGTCATTGCTCTATTAGGTGCTCgtaaatgttgtgttttaatcATATGACCGCATTACCTTTTAGGTTCTTGCATTAGCTTTTATAAAATGAACGTGCAGTTATCATATGGAGAACTACAAAATGGATTGCTGGGAGGGCTATGTTGTAGATGGTTCAAGGGGCGTAAAGTGATATGCTAAAAGTCTGTTCTGGTTTACAAGTTTCTGTCAAGTAATTTGATAGGAATATACTGGCTCAATGGTAAATGGATTGCCATAAATGCGAAGTACAGAATGTTATGAAGCTTTAGGTTGGTGGCTCTAGATTTGGTTAATAATTCACCGTCAACTTCATTATGGCATTTTGTTCTTCATTTATATCTGACCTCTGCAGACAATatgaggttttgttttttagatgaaGCTACAAAATGGCATCCCATAGTTTTAGGGTTTGTTTAGTCCGTGCACCTTGCATGAGTCTCTTTTGGACATTTGGCACATTTCTCAGATTTTGCAACTTTGGTACACCATGAAATTGATGCTTTAGTCAGACCTGGGTCTAAAGGCTGGTTCAGTTGatagttgatttttaaatgGGATTGGAGGATCAGGGGTGTTGCTTCTAACGGAATCAAATTCATCATTAATTGACGGGGAATAATTCTCAAATGCTATAGATAAGAGAAACAGTGGAAAATTCATAGATAGCTAGCAGCATGTAATACACCTACAGTTACTTGGCTGGTCCTAGGCAAATATGAATATGTTCCCTGGTTTGAATCAGAAAATTCGACATGCTATGCCAAATAGGGTTAGTATGTCATGGCGTTAAAAATttccattaaattttttcttgaagttcaaaaaatatttatttggtaATATGTTGTGGATTTTGACCTGATACAACctcacttttgaattttttcactGATGATCACAATCGTCCGACCTCTCAGGTTTCCAGATCTATTGGTGATGTATATTTGAAGAAGGCCGAGTTCAACAGGGAACCTTTATATGCTAAGTTCCGACTCCGAGAACCTTTCAAAAAGCCAATATTGAGCTCAGAACCGTCAATTTCAGTGCACCAGCTGCAGCCTCACGATCAATTTGTTATATTTGCCTCTGATGGCCTTTGGGAGCACCTAAGCAATCAAGAAGCAGTTAATATAGTTCAAAATCATCCGCGCAATGTGAGCAACATTTATCTTGGTGCTAGAAAttgtttacttttatttattttcatttgtttgtaACATGTACTCATCATCATCCATGCATAGAGACACAATTAGGGTCATTGCTCGTTTGGACTGCACCTCAGTTTGAATAGTTTTATCCGTTTTGCAACTTAAATTACCAACTTTTTGTTtgtgaaattaattttctttgaaaaaaagagagaaaagtgctTCGGACTAAATCTGTCCTGTTTCTTTTCTGTTTCCTGAAAACATTGTTAGATTGTCTTCATTGAGGGTAAATAGTAAGTTCGGGTCATGAAATGCTATAAACAGTCTTGCTGATATAACAGTGTTTATAGTATTCCCTtcacctgaaattttaactaaCAAGGTCTTTTACATGCCTCTAAATTAGTAGTTATTTGCAAATTGGAAATGTTAATGTTCACCATTTGATGATACTCAGTGTTTCAGTTGCAAATTCATCTGTAGGAGTAGAGCTGTCAAGCAAACCTCCAAACTCATTCAAGGGAGTCCCTAGAAAACTTTTCATGTTCTTTtacattttgtttcttattttattctcatATCTGGCTCCATATTTCAATGCTTGTTTTAGTGAATAAACATGAAATACACCAAGAGGATTTGTCTTTGGGGTGGTGGATTCATGTCATCCAACAAACTTAATGCATGTGCTACTAGAAACTTAAAGATGAATCCATTCATGAAATTGCTTGTTCTATTCATGCAGGGAAGTGCAAGGAGGCTGGTAAAAGCTGCCTTGCAAGAAGCAgcaaagaagagagagatgAGATATTCAGACTTGAAGAAGATCGACCGTGGTGTGCGTCGACATTTCCACGATGACATTACTGTGATTGTTGTGTTTCTTGACTCAAATTTCGTAAGCAGGGTTAGCTCAGTCAAGTGCTCGAATATATCTGTTAGAGGGGCTGGAGTCAGTCTTCCTCCCAACACACTGGCTCCTTGTACCACACCAACAGAAGCTGGCAGTATGTGATGAAGCTGTATCTCGTGTTCCTGTCTCTTGTATTATTCTCATGTGAATACCAGGTAGCTTCTGAAAGAGATAAAGAAGAGCCAACCTTCAATTCTTTAATGCACACTGTAACTTTTAACTGGAACTCATACTTGAATTTAGCTTATGTGCGAAAAACTCTAGAACTGGAGAAGTACAAGGTGACAATTATTATAGTTATTTCTTGGGAAGTTTTCTGcctctctcattttctttgGCTATATCTGTGTTTTACTTCTGTAAATAGTACAAACTTGGCAAATTAAGTTTCCTTTCTTCCTGCCTGCCTGCTTGtggtttaaactttaattttaccAGGAGCAATGTTTCAGCTGTTGTCAATTTGGGTTCTGGCAGATTCTTGTACAGGGTTTTCATGGAGACTCTGTGCACTGGAAGCAGTCCTATTTGGGAAGCAAATCACAAGATTAACAATAGGGCAGGTAATGTTATTCTCAGGAAAAATGCATTAAACTGACAGACTCTTTAAATTGAAAATGACTTGAGGAAATGTCCATGGaattcagtttgatttttttgtgagatGTAGCTGTTTATAGTTATTTAGGCTGTCCAGAACATGAACACTTGCTACTTGTATGGTTTAGTGGTCTCCTTTTGCAATCAATAGTTACTTTGGTTGTGATTTGCTGTATTGGAAACTCCATGGTAGTTTTAGTGTTACCCTTTGGTTTTAGCAAAATCAAGTTTGTTTTTCTGCTTATGTTCCTGTGATGATTTTTGGTCTTCTTCGTTCACAGCTTTGTTCCATCCCTCAATGGGATTATCCTGGAACAAGTAACACTGCATTCCCTCTCCCCGAGTCCGGGGACAGGAAAGGCCCCAGCTGTATAGTAAAATAGCCGAATTTAATCGATTTCAAGCGCTGTTGGACTTAGCCTAGCCGTGAAATTGGGCCTAGCTCTAGCCTACTCCGGGAATTAATGTGCTGGTTTTAATCTCTTAAGACAATCCCGtttatacttgtttttctttccttaaaaTAGAATCTGACTCGGTCAGGTATCGAATCAACGAGTTGACTGGTCAGTCAAGGTTTTATATCTATGCACAGGGGTGCAATCCCCAGTAGACTGCAGTCCGTAGCAATCCAAGATGATTATACAACCTCGGCCCAGACCTGGGTTTTGTTTCTTGACTATCAGTGAATAGTGTTCTCAGACTTCTAGGAAGGAAAGACTAGAACGCAGCACGCCTTGCCTGAAGTGCCAAATTGAAACATATCCTACCGAAAATTTGAACctgtaaataaacaaataaaaaaaaaaacaaagagctgCTACAGGACTACATTGTTATTGAAAAGAGAGAGGATGGATGATTTACGAGGTAAGATAAGGACTCCTTTTCCCCTCGTTTGTCAGACACTTTGTCAGGGCATATTCTCCCTCGTCCACGAAAGACCACCGCTGTAATGTTTCCCctaattgtcattttttattgcttGCTCCCGCCTTTTAAACCATTTACAGCCGCACCATTCTCAATGACCATGTTGGTCAAGGATAATTCATGTGCATGCATATTTATTACAGAGTCTGTGCTCCCCGGGTTGACCTGGCCAAGATATTAGGTTTTAGGTTACACGAatgaatatgaattttttttaaaaaaatactagaaaagAAACAATACATGCAAATGAATGCtgttaaaaaagaaagtaaagttTAATATAGCtattcaatattgaaaaatttaaaaacaatatatatatagagaggttatatataattattttctattaaaaattcaagaaaagatgaattattcattaataaattttatatattttatatttataaaaaaatagtatcacTCGAGTTATGCTATGTTATTATGGTTTTGGCTTCATCTGTTGCTCGATTTTGATAGAgccaattataaatttaaatttttatgattttatactCAATTAAAATCTTCCAAATTCTAGATCAATTCATCAAACCGGTTTCATACCTACTATTTCCGTAACCCAATTCATATAGGATCGAATTAAATTCGAGTGTGGATGTTCCTGGCAGTTTAAAATGCTACGTTTGACATTCCAAATGCTACGATACAAAATATAGGTACATTCATCCCCCCCCTTAAAAAACCCTAATCTCGagaagtgatatatatatatatatatatatatatatatatatatatatacagagagagagagagagagagagagataaacaAAAGTGCAGGAAGGAAGGTTCATTATTCAATGGCCCAGTGCAATTGGAGCTTCATGCTTTTGAAGCAGAAGTGCAGAAACGATCCagctctagttttttttttttaatggaaaagagagagaattttCAGGAGATAATCATGATGCATTTTATCGAAAGGgaccgcagccgcgttcccaaaaaatttgaaaattttttgttttttttttttgttaaaatttaatatggtttgtacgttttggatcgttttgatgtgctgatgtcaaaaataatttttaaaaaatgaaaaaacatcgttggcatgcattttggcacgaaaagttatttgaaaagcacccgcaaccacactgtcaaacacgcttgAGTtactgtattttaattttttatttaaattcttgTACTCTGAAAATTAATTAGCTAATATACTTATCCCGAAACTGCCCTTCTTAAGAATCTAAACCATGGCATCATAAAAAATGTCTTTGGAATAAATCAATCGAATGACACGAACAAAAGAAGATGCTGAGTCTGTGATTTTCTCACCTTTCGATTTTTGCCAATGCAAGTGTCACCGTGTTGACACGCACGTGCACAGAGGTCATTGCACGTGCTGTGCGCCGCGTGCAAGTGCAAATGGTACCGCCTGACCCGTTTAGAGACCAAGCAGGaaccttcttttctttcccaaATCCTATAGCCCTTGAAATCCTTGCAAACAATCTAGTGCCATCCCATTACAAATTATCcacctgtatttttttttaatttttttaatatgataatattaataaaaaaaatttaaaataaaaaaaattattttaatatatttctaattttaccCATCTCCTAAACAATAACTTTACCAAAATTAATGACAGCAATTTAAAGAAGATTTCATTTcttaaatcaagtttaattttaaaatatttttattatttttattattttaaacattaacttatcaaaataactataaaacactgtaaaaattatttttttatttaaaacatagcTAAATACAGTtcgaaacaaaaaacaaatggctctttatttttaatctaaaaattttaatttttttattataacatgtttttatataattttatattgttttgatgtgttaatattaaaaataatttttaaaatattaaaaaaatttattttaatatatttttaaaaaaaccactacGCCCTCGAATTTATAGGGATAGATTTGTGATTAGCAGGAAACAATAGTTTTGACTTCTGTGGTCTCTAAATCCACACTTATTAAGAATAATCACTAACAAATTAGTACTAATGTTTTTGTTCAAGGACCGCAATTATAAACCCATTATTAGGAGTCCACAtggtagttaaaaaaaaaaaagagttacgAAAACAAAAAGGAGTAATTACAACTTGGTCACTATAGTTTTTTAGAACTAAAAAGTCAGTCCCTCTAGTTTCCACAAGCATGAGTTAATTGACCAAATTACTaattggttcttttttttttaattaatgcctAGAAAATGATAGCTCAGCACCTCATAAACAAATAAGTGACTAGAAATTAGAAAAGAATTAAGCTATAAATGgatatgaaaaacaaagattaaacaagtgctattttcttttttgagaaagAGGGACTATCATATTACTTTATCAAGAATACAGGGAGTAAGTCATGATTTACTCAAAGAACAACAAGAACACCACCAGAAACAAGACAaatccatctctctctctctctctctctctctctctatctggCCTCAGTAGTCACAATCCTTTTAACAGTAAATTACTGTCCATTTGACTCACCTGTCTGTCCCAAGCCCCCAGGTGTGTGTCCTGGTCCTTCCCTCTAAAAATCTCTGCTAAATTTACTAGCAGAACtttcattaattgttttaaagagTGAGGTTTTGGTTTTGCCGTTGATGCAGGCCAACTCATTTGAGTGCAAATTACCAAACACAAGGACACCGccatctcctctctctctttctcgaGCCCCTACCTTCTTTAGCCACTGCCATATACCCTGCAGCCTGTATCAACTAGACTAGTTCGTTCCTCCCtctccattttctttctttctttctttctttctcaagtCAGTGGTAGGCTTGTTAAGAGTTCAAAAATCACCTCTAAAACCAGTTTTAGCAGAAAACTAGGGCTTTCTCCCTTAcctattcatttctttttgcttCAGCTTCTTAGCTCAACCAGAagaacatctctctctctctctctctctctccacattCTCTGCTATAATGTTAAGCCATTTTTAGTTTGATACAATAAATAGATAGATTCACTGCCACAACAtccacttttttcttcttcttttgtgttttcttttaaacaaaaactaatCTTTCTGCCAATTCATTTTTAAGCAAGTTTCTTGCAGAAAATCACCGTTCTCTTGCAAAAGAAGATGAACTGGGACACCCCAAAACATCTCCAAATTAAAAGCAACATTTTCTGCTCTACATGTATATAACCGCTgttaaaaattacataaaatccaTTTTGGCCCAGCCccactttcttttttatccctaAAGCATACAAAGATTCTCTCAAAAAACAACCTTTCTCTCTTTACGTTCTTCCATTTCTCTAAAAGTTGCATCCACGCCTATATAGAAGCCAAAGCATACACACACCCGCACACACAGAGAAGAAACTTTCAGCTTTAATAAAGTGAAACAATGGGATGTGTTGCTTCCAagctagaagaagaagaggttGTGTCTATCTGTCGAGAGAGGAAGCGCCAGTTGAACCTTGCTGTAGAGAGAAGACATGCACTAGCAGAGGCGCATTGTAGATATTATCAATCTCTCTATGCAGTAGCAGCAGGTATAAAGCTTTTTGTAGCTAGACATTCTTCCCCAGCTTCACCATTTCTCATTACTTTCCCTCCTCCTTGCCCATCTCCACCACccagtgaagaaaaaaatgcgATAAGAAACCCAGTGTTTCTTCAACAAGGACCATCCGAGTCAACAACACATGAAGAAGCCATTGCTTGTGAGTCTTGTGATTCTTCAACAATATCTTCTTCAGACTGTAGTGATCACGAGGAAGAGGGTAATAAAGAAGACATCATGAAGAGAGAGGAACATGCACAACAAAGTTATGGGTACTATTATATGCAaatgccaccaccaccacagtCACCTCAGAGGGATTTTGGGTGGGATTTCTTTAACCCTTTTAATACTAGCACGAGGCCAGAGATTATAAGTGGTTACAGGAGAAGTTCTGATGATGATTTGAGGGCTGTGAGGGAAGAGGAAGGGATTCCTGACCTAGAAGGAGAtagagaagaggaagagaaaaatgTGATAGTTGttgaagagaaagggaaaggagATCTTGGGGACAGTGGAGGTAATGTGGTCAAGGTAGTTGATGGAGGTGGTGATGGGAGCCAAGGTGAGCAGAAGGGACTTACAGTCATTGATACAccagagagagggagggagttATTGGATGCTTTGAAGGATATTGAGGACCATTTCATTAGGGCTTATGATTCTGGCAAAGATGTGTCAAGGATGCTTGAGGCTAATAAAGTTTTCTTGCAGTCTGGCTTGGAGGAAATTAAAGGTGGGGTatctattttgttatgtttCCATGGTTATGTAAGTGATTTCTAACTAATTACCATGTGAATCTTCTTCCTCTGCCTTATAATAATGGTTTTCATTACTGTATCTAAATCATGCAGATTAAGCTGCCAGATGCCTTTGCTTACTTTCTTGAACTAATCTGTCCTGGCATGCtatgatttctttctttctttttgcttgAATTCTTTTCTATCTTTATTCTTCTATTGCTTTTGGTAATCTTTTATTTATCCCACTccacttttttatttcaattttgaaagtATCTACAGTGATCCTCATTTTGTCTGATACTTGAAAAGGGCAAGTTCTTCTATTGAAAAGACTCCCTCCCTTTGTTAGTTAGCATGTAATGTAATGTAACGAATAGAATCATAGTTTGAGAATATGTATAGGCAAACTTCATACAACAATTGCTAGTAATGATAGGAGGTCTAAAGTATATCCCGCGAAGGAAAATTCCAAAAACAGGCATGAAAATTTTTGGGAATCCTCATCCCTAGCTTTTTTTGCGAGTGGGTCTGAGATTCGCTTGTTTCACTAATTTATCAAACTGGGACGATGCTATATCTGTCCCCCGTGTTATTTCTATCTTATGTGATACATTAACAGATGAACATTCCTCCTAATTACTCGATATTTCTGTGGCTGATATCAACCTCACAAAACTAATCACCATGTCATATGAACGCAGAGAACTCAACAAAACTAATCCAAGCTATTACATGGCATCGGTCCACTTCATCAAAGCCATCATCATGTAAGAGCCTTGTAGCATCCAGTTCGAAAGGCTCTTCTACTTGGACAGAATATAAAAATGATCTCTTTGATGATTATGGAGGAATGGATTCAGGAAGCCATTCACTAACACTAGGAAGGTTGTATGCTTGGGAAAAGAAGCTCTATGAAGAGGTCAAGGTAAGTCACTACCACCTAACTGTTTTCTTGGTCTTCATAGTTTGTTCATTAAGATTGCATCACGGCTTCTTTGTATCATGAAAATTGCTATAAATCAAGATCAATTTGAACATCGAAGGGTTACATTTCTTGTATAAACCAAATTTAGAGAACCAaattttgttatctcttatataaacctgagtttgtttttattgttcctCAGGCAGGAGACagcacaagaaaaatatatgaaaagaagTGTTCACGACTGAGAAACCAGGATGTCAGGGGAGATGATGAACTTACCATGGACAAGACCAGAGCTGCAGTAAAAGATTTATATGCTAGGATCTTGGTTGCAATTCGAAGTGCTGAATCAATTTCTAAGAGAATCGAGAAATTAAGAGATGAAGAACTGCAGCCTCAAATTGTAGAACTGTTAAAAGGGTAAGGAAGTTGCTTATAGAAACTAAAGCAATCCTGTTCAAGTTTTCATTCCgtgtcttccttttttttcacttatctTCCTCTATGTGCAGCCTAACACACACCTGGAAGATTATGTTGGAATCCCATGAAACCCAGAACAAGATTCTTTTCGAAGTAAAATCTTTTGCCAGCCCCACACATGAAAAATTCTGCAATGACTTGCACCGGTTGGCAACACTTCAGCTCAAGGCTGAGCTTCTGAATTGGCGTGCATGCTTTATAGAGTATGTTGCAGCACAAAAGGCATATGTTGGAGCTCTTCATGGTTGGTTAAGCATGTTCATAATACCTGAAAATGAGTTCTGCTCCAGGGTCAGGAGTTCAGCAGCGCCTTATCGAG includes:
- the LOC133680033 gene encoding probable protein phosphatase 2C 60 isoform X2, producing the protein MLSGLMNFLRACFRPRPDRYVHTNSDTGGRQDGLLWYKDHGQHVNGEFSMAVVQANNLLEDQSQLESGSLSLNDSGPYGTFVGVYDGHGGPETSRYVNDHLFQHLKRFTLEQQSMSVEVIRKAFQATEEGFLSLVTKQWPVKPQIAAVGSCCLAGVICNGTLYIASLGDSRAVLGRVVKATGEVLSIQLSAEHNACIESVRQELQALHPDDPHIVVLKHNVWRVKGLIQVSRSIGDVYLKKAEFNREPLYAKFRLREPFKKPILSSEPSISVHQLQPHDQFVIFASDGLWEHLSNQEAVNIVQNHPRNLQIHL
- the LOC133680033 gene encoding probable protein phosphatase 2C 64 isoform X1, which gives rise to MLSGLMNFLRACFRPRPDRYVHTNSDTGGRQDGLLWYKDHGQHVNGEFSMAVVQANNLLEDQSQLESGSLSLNDSGPYGTFVGVYDGHGGPETSRYVNDHLFQHLKRFTLEQQSMSVEVIRKAFQATEEGFLSLVTKQWPVKPQIAAVGSCCLAGVICNGTLYIASLGDSRAVLGRVVKATGEVLSIQLSAEHNACIESVRQELQALHPDDPHIVVLKHNVWRVKGLIQVSRSIGDVYLKKAEFNREPLYAKFRLREPFKKPILSSEPSISVHQLQPHDQFVIFASDGLWEHLSNQEAVNIVQNHPRNGSARRLVKAALQEAAKKREMRYSDLKKIDRGVRRHFHDDITVIVVFLDSNFVSRVSSVKCSNISVRGAGVSLPPNTLAPCTTPTEAGSM
- the LOC133679812 gene encoding protein ALTERED PHOSPHATE STARVATION RESPONSE 1-like yields the protein MGCVASKLEEEEVVSICRERKRQLNLAVERRHALAEAHCRYYQSLYAVAAGIKLFVARHSSPASPFLITFPPPCPSPPPSEEKNAIRNPVFLQQGPSESTTHEEAIACESCDSSTISSSDCSDHEEEGNKEDIMKREEHAQQSYGYYYMQMPPPPQSPQRDFGWDFFNPFNTSTRPEIISGYRRSSDDDLRAVREEEGIPDLEGDREEEEKNVIVVEEKGKGDLGDSGGNVVKVVDGGGDGSQGEQKGLTVIDTPERGRELLDALKDIEDHFIRAYDSGKDVSRMLEANKVFLQSGLEEIKENSTKLIQAITWHRSTSSKPSSCKSLVASSSKGSSTWTEYKNDLFDDYGGMDSGSHSLTLGRLYAWEKKLYEEVKAGDSTRKIYEKKCSRLRNQDVRGDDELTMDKTRAAVKDLYARILVAIRSAESISKRIEKLRDEELQPQIVELLKGLTHTWKIMLESHETQNKILFEVKSFASPTHEKFCNDLHRLATLQLKAELLNWRACFIEYVAAQKAYVGALHGWLSMFIIPENEFCSRVRSSAAPYRAVGPPLLGTCHDWLSSMDKLPDKAVSFAIKSFLKDMKALWAQQGEEQLQKRKVDSLARELDRRTTSFQKVETRFLESELIEYKPEPDAENRREHLTEKKDQLDMFRKKLDVEKEKHHNYVKETQRITLSGFQIGFSRVFESLTEFSMASMKMYNDLANHSENTAGKVEKQSFLEGSPVEENGSG